A genomic window from Streptomyces sp. WMMC940 includes:
- a CDS encoding NAD(P)/FAD-dependent oxidoreductase, which produces MVKAAYSRDTTPGTPSRTRILVAGGGYVGMYTAIRLQQKLKSELERGEVEIVVVSTEPYMTYQPFLPEAAAGSISPRHVVVPLRRVLHRCKIVSGEVRSVDHAKRTATFTTLATEEEGAGANQIGYDELVLAPGSVSRTLPVPGLAEYAIGFKTVEEAIGLRNHVIEQMDIASSTREPALRDAALTFVVVGGGYAGVEALAELEDMARYATRYYHNIKPEDLKWVLVEASDRILPEVGAEMGKYAIRELRARNIDVRLDTRLDSCENRVAVLSDGSRLPTRTVVWTAGVRPAPVLVATDLPLNERGRLKCTAELTVEGAEHAWSAGDAAAVPDVTAKEPGTECAPNAQHAVRQTKVLAENIVASLRGQPLQTYAHKYVGSVASLGLHKGVAHVYGRKLKGYPAWLMHRAYHLSRMPTFNRKARILAEWTLSGLFKREIVSLGSLEHPRAEFELAAGGVPSRPLARRHEDPPISARERRRGRAPGTRPGASGAPPDPVSGDERGRKGQDAPEPGTEED; this is translated from the coding sequence ATGGTGAAGGCTGCATACTCCCGGGACACGACCCCAGGCACCCCGTCGCGCACGCGCATTCTCGTCGCCGGCGGGGGGTACGTGGGGATGTACACCGCGATCCGTCTCCAGCAGAAGCTGAAGAGCGAGCTGGAGCGCGGCGAGGTCGAGATCGTGGTCGTGTCGACCGAGCCCTACATGACCTACCAGCCCTTCCTCCCCGAGGCGGCCGCGGGCTCCATCTCGCCCCGACACGTGGTCGTACCGCTCCGCCGGGTCCTGCACAGATGCAAGATCGTCAGCGGCGAGGTCCGGTCCGTGGACCACGCCAAGCGCACCGCCACCTTCACCACCCTCGCCACCGAGGAGGAGGGCGCCGGCGCGAACCAGATCGGGTACGACGAGCTGGTGCTCGCCCCCGGCTCCGTCTCGCGCACACTGCCCGTGCCGGGACTCGCCGAGTACGCCATCGGCTTCAAGACCGTGGAGGAGGCCATCGGCCTGCGCAACCACGTCATCGAACAGATGGACATCGCCTCCTCCACCCGTGAGCCCGCCCTGCGCGACGCGGCGCTCACCTTCGTCGTCGTGGGCGGCGGCTACGCGGGCGTCGAAGCCCTCGCCGAGCTCGAGGACATGGCCCGTTACGCCACCCGCTACTACCACAACATCAAGCCCGAGGACCTGAAGTGGGTACTCGTCGAGGCGAGCGACCGGATCCTGCCGGAGGTCGGCGCGGAGATGGGGAAGTACGCCATCCGGGAGTTGCGGGCCCGCAACATCGACGTGCGGCTCGACACACGCCTCGACTCCTGCGAGAACCGGGTCGCCGTTCTCAGCGACGGGTCCCGGCTGCCGACCCGCACGGTCGTGTGGACCGCGGGTGTCCGGCCCGCCCCCGTCCTCGTGGCCACCGACCTGCCGCTCAACGAGCGCGGCCGCCTCAAGTGCACCGCCGAACTCACCGTCGAGGGCGCCGAGCACGCATGGTCGGCGGGCGACGCCGCCGCCGTGCCCGACGTCACCGCGAAGGAACCCGGCACGGAGTGCGCGCCGAACGCCCAGCACGCGGTCCGCCAGACGAAGGTGCTCGCCGAGAACATCGTCGCCTCGCTGCGGGGACAGCCCTTGCAGACCTACGCCCACAAGTACGTCGGATCCGTGGCGTCGCTGGGGCTGCACAAGGGCGTGGCGCATGTGTACGGCCGCAAGCTGAAGGGCTATCCGGCCTGGCTGATGCACCGCGCGTACCATCTCAGCCGCATGCCCACCTTCAACCGGAAGGCCCGCATCCTCGCCGAGTGGACACTGTCCGGGCTGTTCAAGCGTGAGATCGTCTCCCTCGGGTCGCTGGAGCACCCGCGTGCCGAGTTCGAACTCGCCGCGGGCGGCGTCCCGTCCAGGCCGCTCGCGCGCCGCCACGAGGACCCGCCCATCAGTGCCCGGGAGAGGAGGCGGGGCCGGGCGCCCGGTACCCGTCCCGGCGCGTCCGGGGCGCCGCCCGACCCCGTGTCGGGCGACGAACGGGGGAGGAAGGGCCAGGACGCTCCTGAACCGGGAACCGAGGAGGACTGA
- a CDS encoding ATP-binding SpoIIE family protein phosphatase, with protein sequence MNFTRWSARLPGTQRRAAARTDRGSVPAARGEYDRRPDRQPDATDVVTDPHGAPDPSAESSVPALEHFPVRGLLDGLPALVALVHGPEHRVSYVNEAYETAFGPRTTGAAAAAACPELTELGLLPLLDQVLRSGRPRTVKSRRVRGGGSYTVTCLPAEAPDPHREGEFVKGVLVFAADVTAHAEAAERLRASESRHREAAVTLQRSLLPQELEQPDDLRIAADYRPGGTDAAVGGDWYDVITLGAGRTALVIGDVMGRGVRAAAVMGQLRTAVRAYARLDLPPHEVLQLLDGLASEIDPSQIATCVYAVHDPNEGRLVYASAGHLPILVRDADGTVHRAEEPTGPPLGTGGWLHSSATIPLQPGSTAVLYTDGLVERRGEDIDDGVAALERALAGATGTPQVVCDRLIRSLGVTADHDDDVAVLVLQHPTRSGGDAELFHNAALELLGGVEAAPRARAFASGVLASWRFPVELRDLGVLAASELVANSLQHGTPPMRLRLRRTDRRLIIEVTDGDDHLPRRRRAETEDEAGRGISIVATIASSWGSRRTPGGGKAVWCEFALPDPPG encoded by the coding sequence GTGAACTTCACGCGTTGGAGCGCCCGGCTCCCCGGTACGCAGCGTCGCGCCGCAGCGCGGACGGACCGCGGGTCCGTCCCCGCGGCCCGCGGTGAGTACGACCGGCGCCCGGACCGGCAGCCCGACGCCACCGACGTCGTCACCGATCCGCACGGCGCACCGGACCCGTCGGCGGAATCCTCCGTTCCGGCGCTCGAGCACTTCCCCGTCCGCGGGCTGCTCGACGGTCTGCCCGCGCTGGTCGCCCTCGTCCACGGCCCCGAGCACCGCGTCTCGTACGTCAACGAGGCGTACGAGACGGCGTTCGGCCCCCGCACCACCGGTGCCGCGGCCGCGGCGGCATGCCCCGAACTGACCGAACTGGGACTGCTCCCACTGCTCGACCAGGTGCTGCGCAGCGGCAGGCCCCGCACGGTGAAGTCCCGCCGGGTCCGGGGCGGTGGTTCGTACACGGTCACGTGCCTGCCCGCCGAGGCCCCCGATCCGCACCGGGAGGGCGAGTTCGTCAAGGGCGTCCTCGTCTTCGCCGCCGACGTCACGGCCCACGCCGAGGCCGCCGAACGCCTGCGCGCCAGCGAGAGCCGTCACCGCGAGGCAGCCGTCACCCTGCAGCGCTCACTGCTTCCTCAGGAGCTCGAACAGCCGGACGACCTGCGCATCGCCGCCGACTACCGGCCGGGCGGCACGGACGCCGCGGTCGGCGGCGACTGGTACGACGTGATCACGCTCGGCGCCGGCCGCACCGCGCTCGTCATCGGGGACGTCATGGGCCGCGGCGTGCGAGCGGCCGCCGTCATGGGCCAGCTGCGCACCGCCGTACGCGCGTACGCCCGCCTCGACCTGCCCCCGCACGAGGTGCTCCAGCTCCTCGACGGACTGGCCTCCGAGATCGACCCCAGCCAGATCGCCACCTGCGTGTACGCGGTGCACGACCCGAACGAGGGCCGGCTGGTGTACGCGTCCGCGGGCCATCTGCCGATCCTCGTGCGCGACGCCGACGGCACGGTCCACCGTGCCGAGGAGCCGACCGGCCCGCCGCTCGGCACCGGAGGCTGGCTGCACTCCTCGGCCACCATCCCGCTGCAGCCGGGCTCCACCGCCGTGCTCTACACGGACGGACTGGTCGAACGGCGCGGTGAGGACATCGACGACGGTGTCGCCGCGCTGGAGCGGGCGCTCGCCGGAGCGACCGGCACGCCCCAGGTCGTGTGCGACCGGTTGATCCGCTCTCTGGGGGTCACCGCGGACCATGACGACGACGTCGCGGTCCTCGTCCTGCAGCACCCGACCCGCTCGGGCGGGGACGCGGAGCTCTTCCACAACGCCGCGCTCGAACTGCTCGGCGGTGTGGAGGCCGCGCCCCGCGCACGGGCGTTCGCATCGGGCGTGCTGGCGTCGTGGCGGTTCCCCGTGGAACTGCGCGACCTCGGTGTGCTCGCGGCGAGCGAGCTGGTCGCGAACTCGCTCCAGCACGGCACGCCGCCCATGCGGCTGCGACTGCGGCGCACCGACCGCAGGCTGATCATCGAGGTCACGGACGGTGACGATCACCTTCCGCGCCGCCGCCGCGCCGAAACGGAGGACGAGGCGGGCCGCGGGATCTCCATCGTCGCGACGATCGCCTCGTCCTGGGGGAGCCGCCGCACTCCCGGCGGCGGCAAAGCGGTGTGGTGCGAGTTCGCCCTTCCCGATCCGCCCGGTTAG
- a CDS encoding MFS transporter — protein sequence MGAAMRRIQAGNVLSAFGLGFTVPYLYVYVAQVRDLGASTAGVVLAVFAMAALVVLPFTGRTIDRRGPLPVLVVAALLASGGALAMGLAHGVYATVLSAALLGAGTAVMQPALATMIVWCSSPSTRTRAFAMQFFLQNLGLGIGGLFGGQIVDRSRPGSFTLLFSIEAAMFVVLAVIAATVRMPKSPSIPDAMPENTEAKAKGGMRALLGHRAMVQLCVLGFVLFFACYGQFESGLAAYGTEAAGIDPATLGYALAANTAVIVLAQFLVLRFVERRRRSRVIAAVGLIWAVAWLVAGYAGLGHGGQAMATAAFVSTYALFGLGEAMLSPTVAPLVADLAPESMVGQYNSAFALVKQLALAVGPAVGGPVGATLHGPYIVTFVLFSLGISLLALKLGRNLTAVQDRPSLASASRVVARHRPERDRVASAA from the coding sequence ATGGGCGCTGCGATGCGCCGGATCCAGGCGGGGAACGTGCTGAGCGCGTTCGGGCTCGGGTTCACCGTTCCGTACCTCTATGTGTATGTGGCGCAGGTGCGGGACCTGGGGGCGAGTACGGCGGGCGTCGTGCTCGCCGTCTTCGCCATGGCCGCGCTCGTGGTGCTTCCCTTCACCGGGCGGACCATCGACCGCCGCGGGCCGCTGCCCGTGCTCGTCGTGGCCGCGCTGCTGGCCTCGGGCGGGGCTCTGGCCATGGGCCTGGCCCACGGTGTCTACGCCACCGTGCTGTCCGCGGCGCTGCTGGGCGCTGGTACGGCCGTGATGCAGCCGGCGCTGGCGACGATGATCGTCTGGTGCTCGAGCCCGTCCACCCGCACGCGGGCCTTCGCCATGCAGTTCTTCCTGCAGAACCTGGGCCTGGGTATCGGTGGTCTGTTCGGCGGGCAGATCGTCGACAGGAGCCGGCCCGGCAGTTTCACGCTGCTGTTCTCGATCGAGGCCGCGATGTTCGTCGTCCTGGCCGTGATCGCCGCGACCGTGCGGATGCCGAAGTCGCCGTCGATCCCCGACGCGATGCCGGAGAACACCGAGGCCAAGGCCAAGGGCGGAATGCGGGCGCTGCTCGGGCACCGCGCCATGGTGCAGCTGTGCGTCCTCGGCTTCGTGCTCTTCTTCGCCTGCTACGGCCAGTTCGAGTCGGGCCTCGCGGCCTACGGCACCGAGGCCGCGGGGATCGACCCGGCGACGCTCGGTTACGCCCTGGCCGCCAATACCGCGGTGATCGTGCTCGCGCAGTTCCTCGTGCTGCGGTTCGTCGAGCGGCGCCGTCGGTCGCGTGTGATCGCCGCGGTCGGGCTGATCTGGGCCGTGGCCTGGCTCGTGGCCGGCTACGCGGGGCTCGGGCACGGCGGGCAGGCGATGGCGACGGCCGCCTTCGTCTCGACGTACGCGCTGTTCGGGCTCGGCGAGGCGATGCTCTCGCCGACGGTGGCCCCGCTCGTCGCGGATCTCGCACCGGAGTCGATGGTCGGTCAGTACAACTCAGCGTTCGCTCTGGTCAAGCAGCTGGCGCTGGCGGTCGGCCCGGCGGTGGGCGGTCCTGTGGGGGCCACGTTGCACGGTCCGTACATCGTGACGTTCGTCCTCTTCTCCCTGGGCATCAGCCTGTTGGCCCTGAAGCTGGGGCGGAACCTCACGGCCGTACAGGACCGGCCCTCGCTCGCGTCCGCGTCGCGGGTGGTCGCCCGGCACCGGCCCGAACGGGACAGGGTGGCGTCCGCCGCCTGA